Proteins encoded together in one Lathyrus oleraceus cultivar Zhongwan6 chromosome 5, CAAS_Psat_ZW6_1.0, whole genome shotgun sequence window:
- the LOC127087227 gene encoding dehydrin ERD14, protein MAEENQNKYEETTSATNSETEIKDRGVFDFLGGKKKDEEHKPAQDEAIAHEFGHKVTLYEAPSETKVEEEGEKKHTSLLEKLHRSDSSSSSSSEEEGEDGEKRKKKKEKKKKEDTSVPVEKVEVVEGTTGTEEKKGFLDKIKEKLPGGHKKTEEVTTPPPVVAAHVPTETTATTTIHEGEKKGILEKIKEKLPGYHAKTATDGEDKDHHKDETTSH, encoded by the exons ATGGCTGAGGAGAATCAGAACAAGTACGAGGAGACTACCTCCGCAACCAACTCTGAGACAGAGATCAAGGACAGAGGTGTTTTTGATTTTCTCGGTGGTAAGAAAAAGGATGAAGAACATAAGCCTGCTCAAGATGAGGCGATTGCCCACGAGTTTGGTCACAAGGTGACTTTGTATGAAGCACCGTCGGAAACCAAAGTTGAAGAGGAAGGTGAAAAGAAACACACCAGTCTCTTGGAGAAACTTCACCGATCTGACAGCTCATCAAGCTCC TCAAGTGAAGAGGAAGGAGAAGATGGTgagaaaagaaagaagaagaaggaaaagaagaagaaagaagacACTTCGGTGCCAGTTGAGAAAGTTGAGGTTGTTGAAGGAACAACCGGTACTGAGGAAAAGAAGGGTTTCCTTGACAAAATTAAGGAGAAGCTTCCCGGAGGACACAAGAAAACAGAGGAAGTAACAACTCCTCCACCAGTTGTCGCTGCTCATGTTCCAACTGAGACAACAGCTACAACAACTATTCATGAGGGAGAGAAGAAAGGTATTTTGGAAAAGATCAAAGAGAAGCTTCCTGGTTATCATGCTAAGActgctactgatggtgaagacaaaGATCATCACAAGGATGAGACTACTTCTCATTGA